A window from Solanum stenotomum isolate F172 chromosome 5, ASM1918654v1, whole genome shotgun sequence encodes these proteins:
- the LOC125863858 gene encoding uncharacterized protein LOC125863858 → MPSYDNWFCHGETLERLDNTEVNNQKQATVRGDDMRGMIHDAFGGCTEFIDSDINERGNLATRKPRGPTLLKDVWKLPPGKTIDVSFNSRNQSIGKEGRKLASFLGIVARTLELTPLNVDDWRNFDNEQKKKLVDFVRKKFSFPKCGEAFVLKSLGMKWKDYKCEIKGEYMSKYKTKDSLLKNRPNRIPRDQWSGLVSYWLSDKAKRRTQAKRNNRANQKMPHTGGSKSIATLMHEQAENGIEPTRAEIFLLTHKKRVDGRPLDDDSAKAIDMINERMTNNERSTDQPPHNVAWEGDVYSQVLGNEKSGYVRGLGLGPTPSVLWGSKSSVENIVVEDSSNEAVQRLEQEITKLKEKQNEEMDLMKQNHEKLQSELLRMRQFMQKYAPNESFPQDINDTSNEQVPNHNSGQGVPQSSRISSNAEITLPHASDGSS, encoded by the exons ATGCCATCATATGATAACTGGTTTTGTCACGGAGAGACTCTAGAGCGATTAGACAATACCGAAGTAAATAATCAGAAGCAGGCAACTGTAAGAGGTGATGATATGAGAGGAATGATACATGATGCCTTTGGAGGTTGTACGGAGTTTATAGATAGTGACATCAATGAAAGAG GTAACTTAGCGACAAGAAAGCCTCGTGGTCCTACTTTACTAAAAGATGTTTGGAAGCTTCCTCCCGGAAAGACAATTGATGTGTCGTTTAATAGTCGTAACCAATCTATTGGGAAAGAGGGGCGAAAGCTTGCTAGCTTTCTAGGAATTGTTGCAAGAACTCTAGAATTAACACCTCTAAATGTAGATGATTGGAGAAACTTTGACAACGAGCAAAAGAAGAAATTGGTGGATTTTGTAAGG AAGAAGTTCTCTTTTCCAAAATGTGGAGAAGCGTTTGTCTTAAAGTCACTAGGAATGAAATGGAAAGACTACAAGTGTGAAATTAAAGGTGAGTATATGTCAAAATATAAGACTAAAGACTCTTTGCTGAAAAATAGACCAAATCGCATACCGAGAGATCAATGGAGTGGTCTAGTCTCTTATTGGCTTTCTGATAAAGCAAAG AGGCGTACCCAAGCAAAGAGAAACAATAGGGCCAATCAAAAGATGCCTCACACAGGAGGATCCAAAAGTATTGCTACATTGATGCATGAACAG GCTGAAAATGGAATAGAGCCTACACGAGCagaaattttcttattaactcATAAAAAACGTGTGGATGGTAGACCACTGGATGATGATTCTGCCAAGGCAATC GACATGATAAATGAAAGGATGACCAATAATGAAAGATCTACCGACCAACCTCCTCACAATGTTGCTTGGGAAGGTGATGTGTATTCTCAAGTGTTGGGAAATGAGAAAAGTGGGTATGTTCGTGGTTTAGGACTTGGTCCAACTCCTTCAGTTCTGTGGGGTAGTAAATCTTCAGTAGAAAATATTGTTGTAGAAGATTCATCCAATGAGGCTGTACAAAGGTTAGAACAAGAAATAACTAAgttaaaggaaaaacaaaatgaagaaatggaTCTGATGAAGCAAAATCATGAGAAGCTACAATCAGAATTACTCCGAATGAGACAATTCATGCAAAAGTATGCTCCTAATGAATCTTTTCCTCAAGATATCAATGACACCTCAAATGAACAG GTTCCCAACCATAATAGCGGTCAAGGAGTACCACAATCATCAAGGATATCTAGTAATGCTGAAATTACTCTACCTCATG CTTCAGATGGGAGTTCCTGA